A stretch of Candidatus Vicinibacter affinis DNA encodes these proteins:
- a CDS encoding RluA family pseudouridine synthase, with product MLNIIFEDKDLLVLNKPAGLPCEPDAAKAFDNLQEQILNYYISSGQKAKNLIAGLAHRLDRQTSGLMVVSKKPSMLVKLNELFLENQVHKNYLAVVEGDFRLKEIPQKLFLKKNLKNFRAEIFPFPKAGYKPILTQSIHLDFTDGLSLLDISLLTGRYHQIRATLSYLGHPVWNDQHYRGSVRLTEKRIGLHAWKIEFIHPISNELMKFTCLPVKEAPWTKFEPILSRLEE from the coding sequence TTGCTCAACATAATTTTTGAAGATAAAGACCTGCTCGTCCTCAACAAACCTGCCGGGCTTCCTTGCGAACCAGATGCAGCCAAAGCATTTGATAATCTTCAAGAGCAAATACTGAACTATTATATTTCATCAGGTCAAAAAGCAAAAAACCTGATCGCAGGACTGGCACATCGACTTGATCGTCAGACCAGTGGTTTGATGGTGGTATCAAAGAAACCTTCCATGTTAGTCAAACTAAATGAACTGTTTTTAGAAAACCAGGTACACAAAAACTATCTGGCAGTTGTGGAAGGTGATTTCAGGTTAAAAGAGATTCCTCAAAAACTATTTTTAAAAAAAAATCTAAAGAATTTTAGGGCTGAAATTTTTCCTTTCCCAAAAGCCGGTTATAAACCTATACTCACTCAATCAATTCATTTAGATTTTACAGACGGATTGAGTTTACTTGACATTAGTTTACTTACCGGCAGGTATCATCAGATAAGAGCTACTTTATCTTATTTGGGTCACCCTGTTTGGAATGATCAGCACTATCGAGGTTCGGTGCGATTAACAGAAAAGCGCATTGGCCTGCATGCCTGGAAAATTGAATTCATACACCCAATTTCAAATGAGTTGATGAAATTTACTTGTTTGCCGGTTAAAGAGGCCCCATGGACTAAATTCGAGCCTATTCTCAGTAGGCTTGAGGAGTAA
- a CDS encoding gliding motility-associated C-terminal domain-containing protein: MRLKFSTILSLAILTIGRITLLSSQCTGIDADAGPDLFTCDPNDPITLQGNVMGNYTKFSWSPTSGLSDPMILDPQVTHKNPGIYKYKLSAEGVGATNLIINGNFEAGNTGFSTSYIYGVPGSPFGPNNYGVGDNPQAYNGGFSPCGDHTSGSGQQMVVDGSTTPGSNVWCQTVAVTPGNSYLVEFYVQNVYPVSPSVLNLKVNGATIGSGVAGALCDWIRIEGCFTASSGSANICITEASGVGFGNDFAIDDIAMFEKCMDMDEVTVEIVDVIAKLTIPFKPKCSSETFDLFATGSSFGPNVSYEWSTDVGKIISQNGLMAKAKGSGIYTVKVKYKNGTVECEEEASIEYIAPDELVGFVDADGRIDCQKDSVQLIANLTSGSGIYSYKWSPDSNLIDGQNTEIVLVKKAGKYTVTITDQTSGCTLLIDYDVKADTVRPIAGITGDSLLNCKKQLFTLNSTILDSTKYFLSWTHPDLTITNQKLTLAGNLPGKYKLSILDKNNHCEDSVNWDVKIDTLAPLIELGSNLSIDCKNNGVNVTNNSSNPSGNYSYFWSVDTTKFPKENVLSDKLIVKSGLVILKLVNDINGCESSDSLTVLDSRMVPLLDAGKNEILTCKTSSFKLNATVNSNDSLDITWTSVGGNIVSGSNRVDPTINQKGWYYIRIKNRANDCENLDSLFVDQNILKPIVSAGSDQIFSCVDTLKTIDGSSSSSGSQFSFRWTSPDGIIKSGNGTNKIEVRTPGTYILVVTDTINGCQDSSSVKITPDLNKPIVSIKSPDTLNCNKLDIDLTATANSQSGNQLSYEWSSQGGGTIQSPNALQTKINAPGTYIFKATDQSNGCSASFSVSVAIDTVKPMVNAGKDLIWNCESQQLTLSGTASGNSNSFSFNWTSTGGQIQGNSGSKNITVVSPGTYTVTVKDLINGCESSDMLSIIPDLTKPIVNIQTPDTLNCKRSILNINAGSSSNGNRYLTSWQSNGGNILGSPSNLNISVDKAGVYVLTIKDTVNKCVSLDSIRVFEDFNKPTINFPVIGEITCSKKDILIQGIVQNQGKNFQLIWNTTNGSIIGATDKTDCLAGSKGTYYLKVKNLDNGCETTDSISVLENTNVPTLLNYDLEQARCTGENASLTLVNIVGGVQPYTYFLDNIPVAGPYISGLQPGRRTIRVVDANGCILNSDFIVTIPDPVGVSLPPVIKINEGDPLVLQAVIITPKDSIDWIKWDPVDNLSCSDCANPSVTNLQKETTYTVTYANKEGCIASASITIQIIKKGIWIPSVFSPNGDGINDWFFPSVTEDSYKTIRKFSIFSRWGERIFDKVNIQPNIPGEGWNGEFKNEPLNPGVFIYVLEIEWNDGKVQQLTGDINLLR; encoded by the coding sequence ATGCGGTTGAAGTTTAGTACCATCTTAAGTTTGGCAATTCTAACCATAGGTAGAATTACATTATTAAGTAGTCAGTGCACAGGTATTGACGCAGATGCAGGGCCGGATCTATTTACATGTGACCCAAATGATCCCATTACTTTGCAAGGGAACGTGATGGGAAATTACACAAAATTCAGTTGGTCCCCTACTTCCGGATTAAGTGATCCTATGATACTGGACCCTCAGGTTACCCACAAGAATCCCGGAATTTATAAGTACAAACTATCAGCAGAAGGAGTCGGCGCAACAAATCTTATCATTAACGGAAATTTTGAAGCAGGTAATACAGGATTCAGCACCAGCTATATTTATGGTGTCCCGGGCAGTCCTTTTGGCCCCAATAATTATGGAGTAGGTGATAATCCACAAGCCTATAACGGTGGCTTTTCACCATGCGGAGATCACACTTCCGGATCAGGTCAACAAATGGTCGTGGATGGATCGACCACTCCAGGATCAAACGTTTGGTGTCAAACGGTGGCGGTAACTCCCGGAAACAGTTATTTGGTTGAGTTTTATGTCCAAAATGTATACCCTGTTTCACCATCTGTATTAAATCTCAAAGTGAATGGGGCTACTATTGGGTCCGGAGTAGCCGGAGCCCTGTGTGATTGGATTAGAATTGAGGGTTGCTTTACCGCTTCTTCGGGCTCTGCAAATATTTGTATAACAGAAGCATCTGGAGTCGGATTTGGAAATGACTTTGCGATAGATGACATTGCGATGTTTGAAAAGTGTATGGACATGGATGAAGTCACTGTAGAAATTGTGGATGTCATTGCCAAATTAACCATCCCGTTTAAACCAAAATGCTCGTCAGAAACATTTGACTTATTTGCTACAGGATCATCTTTTGGCCCGAATGTAAGTTATGAATGGTCTACCGATGTTGGTAAAATAATTTCTCAAAATGGATTGATGGCTAAAGCCAAAGGTTCCGGCATTTATACCGTAAAAGTAAAATACAAAAACGGTACTGTGGAATGTGAAGAAGAAGCCTCCATTGAATACATCGCACCCGATGAATTGGTCGGATTTGTAGATGCTGACGGCAGGATAGATTGTCAGAAGGACAGCGTACAATTAATTGCAAACCTTACTTCAGGTAGTGGAATTTACAGTTATAAGTGGAGTCCTGACAGTAACCTTATCGATGGGCAAAATACCGAAATAGTCCTTGTCAAAAAGGCCGGAAAATACACTGTCACCATCACTGATCAGACTTCCGGTTGCACGCTTTTAATAGACTATGATGTGAAGGCGGATACTGTCAGACCAATTGCCGGAATAACAGGTGACAGTCTTCTGAATTGTAAAAAACAACTGTTTACATTAAACTCTACTATTCTGGACAGCACTAAATACTTTTTGAGCTGGACTCATCCGGATTTAACCATAACCAATCAAAAATTAACTCTGGCAGGGAACTTGCCCGGGAAATATAAATTATCTATACTTGACAAAAACAATCATTGTGAAGACAGTGTAAATTGGGATGTCAAAATTGATACGTTGGCTCCGCTTATTGAATTGGGTAGTAATCTTAGCATTGATTGCAAAAACAATGGTGTGAACGTTACCAACAATTCCAGCAATCCATCCGGAAACTATAGCTATTTTTGGAGCGTAGACACCACCAAATTCCCCAAAGAAAATGTACTGTCAGACAAGCTAATTGTAAAAAGTGGTCTGGTAATTTTAAAATTAGTCAATGATATAAATGGATGTGAATCATCCGACAGTTTGACAGTGTTAGATTCCAGAATGGTGCCATTGCTGGATGCCGGAAAGAATGAAATCCTAACTTGCAAAACATCCAGTTTTAAACTGAATGCAACGGTTAATTCCAATGACTCCCTTGACATCACATGGACCAGCGTCGGAGGGAATATTGTGTCAGGCAGCAATCGTGTGGACCCTACTATTAACCAAAAAGGATGGTATTACATCCGAATTAAAAACAGGGCGAATGATTGTGAAAATTTGGATTCACTGTTTGTTGATCAAAACATTTTAAAACCAATAGTAAGTGCAGGCTCAGATCAGATTTTTAGTTGCGTGGATACATTAAAAACAATTGATGGCTCCTCCAGCAGTTCAGGTTCTCAATTCTCATTTAGGTGGACAAGCCCGGATGGGATTATAAAATCAGGGAACGGGACTAATAAAATTGAAGTCCGCACTCCTGGCACTTATATACTAGTTGTAACAGATACGATTAACGGTTGTCAGGATTCTTCAAGTGTCAAAATCACTCCGGACTTAAATAAACCAATTGTAAGCATAAAATCACCCGACACACTCAACTGCAATAAGTTGGATATTGATTTGACCGCAACCGCAAATTCGCAGAGTGGCAATCAACTTAGTTATGAATGGTCCTCTCAGGGTGGCGGAACCATCCAATCTCCGAATGCCCTGCAAACCAAAATAAATGCACCTGGCACTTACATTTTCAAAGCCACTGACCAATCTAATGGTTGCAGTGCATCCTTCAGTGTAAGTGTTGCAATTGATACTGTAAAACCAATGGTAAATGCCGGCAAGGATTTGATTTGGAATTGTGAAAGCCAACAACTTACTCTAAGTGGAACGGCATCTGGAAATTCAAATTCATTTAGTTTTAACTGGACCAGCACGGGAGGTCAGATCCAGGGTAATTCCGGATCGAAAAACATCACAGTTGTTTCTCCAGGAACTTATACAGTAACAGTAAAAGATTTAATTAATGGCTGTGAATCTTCCGACATGCTCAGCATTATTCCTGACCTTACAAAACCAATTGTGAATATTCAAACACCGGATACACTAAATTGTAAAAGAAGTATATTAAATATAAATGCCGGAAGTTCAAGCAATGGAAACCGATATTTAACAAGCTGGCAAAGTAATGGCGGCAATATTTTGGGTAGTCCTTCCAATTTAAATATCAGCGTTGATAAAGCAGGGGTTTATGTGCTTACCATAAAAGACACCGTTAACAAATGTGTTTCTCTGGACAGTATCCGTGTGTTCGAAGATTTCAACAAACCAACGATCAATTTTCCTGTCATTGGAGAAATCACTTGCTCAAAAAAGGATATATTAATTCAGGGAATAGTTCAGAATCAGGGAAAAAATTTCCAATTAATTTGGAACACGACCAATGGATCCATCATTGGAGCTACTGACAAAACAGATTGTCTGGCAGGAAGTAAAGGGACTTATTATTTAAAAGTTAAAAACCTTGACAATGGCTGCGAAACAACTGATTCCATCTCTGTCCTTGAAAATACGAATGTGCCCACACTCCTGAATTATGATTTGGAACAAGCCAGGTGTACAGGTGAAAATGCTTCTCTCACCCTAGTCAATATAGTAGGAGGCGTACAGCCATATACTTATTTTTTGGATAATATTCCGGTTGCGGGCCCCTACATATCAGGATTACAACCAGGTCGCAGAACTATACGAGTTGTGGATGCCAATGGATGTATTCTGAATTCAGATTTTATTGTAACCATTCCAGATCCGGTTGGAGTTAGCTTGCCACCTGTGATTAAAATTAATGAGGGCGACCCCTTGGTTTTACAGGCAGTAATCATCACACCCAAAGATTCTATCGATTGGATAAAATGGGATCCTGTTGACAATTTATCATGTTCTGATTGTGCAAATCCGTCTGTAACAAATTTACAAAAAGAGACCACTTACACTGTAACTTATGCTAATAAAGAGGGTTGTATTGCATCCGCAAGCATCACCATCCAAATTATTAAGAAAGGAATATGGATACCTTCCGTATTTAGCCCCAACGGAGATGGAATCAATGACTGGTTTTTCCCAAGTGTTACAGAGGACAGTTACAAGACCATCAGAAAATTTTCTATTTTCAGTAGATGGGGAGAAAGAATTTTTGACAAAGTAAATATTCAGCCCAACATACCAGGTGAAGGTTGGAATGGAGAATTTAAGAATGAACCACTCAATCCGGGAGTTTTTATTTACGTACTTGAAATTGAATGGAATGATGGTAAAGTCCAACAACTTACCGGTGATATCAACTTACTCAGATAA
- a CDS encoding S46 family peptidase: protein MWLPQFLKALNEKEMKSMGMKINAEDIYSVNKGSLKDAIVQFGGGCTGEIISSQGLILTNHHCGFSYIQSHSSVEKNLIKDGYWAKDYNSELACAGLTATLIVRIEEVTKEMLKNITPDMKDNQRRLIYDRNQNELLKNIQKKPFEEVSIRSFYNGNQFFAFVTLTYRDIRLVGTPPESIGKFGADTDNWVWPRHTGDFSIFRIYAGKNNLPAEFSKENVPYIPKHSLPISLDGVEAGDFTMIFGFPGRTNEYLTKEGVRQITEVQNPVRIKIRDQVLKIMDKYMRSSVKTKIQYSALYAGIANYWKKWIGESQGVKFTNGLERKQRTDEEFNKRVQTNPNWASYRSLVSDLETQYQLLEPMAVAKEYYAEGFQRNIDLFNCYSRIRKLSETYEGRGEEIFKSKRNEMFKSAEGIFKNFDIQVEKEIFKNVLKTVVEGVDSELLVPYLRDQLNAYKNDYSTFTENLYTSSAFTTPDSLRSLNSLEFPQWINRVQSDPVWKFYEELNYFLINGIQKRAGEHEENIADLRRRHMAALMEVFPERKFYPDANSTLRVAYGKVEGFLPRDGVTYLPKTYLDGVIEKYVPEDYEFDVHPKLRSLFEKKDFGVYGEKGKMPLAFIASNHTTGGNSGSPAIDAHGNLIGLNFDRVWEGTMSDINYDVRICRNIMVDARYVLFIVDKFAEADHILSELKLVHPKNNKRGKQKL, encoded by the coding sequence ATGTGGCTTCCACAATTCCTCAAGGCACTGAATGAAAAGGAGATGAAGTCCATGGGAATGAAAATAAATGCTGAAGATATTTACAGTGTAAACAAGGGTTCATTAAAAGATGCTATTGTTCAGTTTGGAGGTGGATGTACCGGAGAAATAATTTCATCGCAGGGATTAATTTTAACAAACCATCATTGTGGATTTAGTTATATTCAATCTCATTCCTCCGTTGAAAAAAATCTGATCAAGGATGGCTATTGGGCAAAAGATTACAATTCTGAATTGGCATGTGCAGGGTTAACTGCAACTTTGATAGTCAGGATTGAAGAGGTGACAAAAGAAATGTTGAAAAACATCACACCAGACATGAAAGACAATCAGCGAAGACTGATTTATGATCGAAATCAAAATGAACTTCTCAAAAATATACAAAAAAAACCATTTGAAGAAGTCAGCATCAGATCCTTTTACAATGGCAATCAGTTTTTTGCTTTTGTCACATTGACCTATAGAGACATTAGGTTGGTTGGTACACCACCTGAATCCATCGGAAAATTTGGTGCAGACACAGACAATTGGGTTTGGCCCAGACACACCGGAGATTTTTCAATTTTTAGGATTTATGCCGGAAAGAATAATTTGCCGGCAGAATTTTCTAAAGAAAATGTACCTTATATTCCAAAGCATTCTTTGCCAATTTCTTTAGATGGCGTAGAGGCGGGAGATTTTACCATGATATTTGGTTTTCCCGGCAGAACCAATGAATATCTTACGAAAGAAGGAGTTCGTCAAATCACGGAAGTTCAAAACCCTGTGAGAATAAAGATTCGTGACCAGGTTCTCAAAATCATGGACAAATACATGCGCAGCAGTGTAAAAACCAAAATCCAATATTCTGCTTTGTACGCAGGAATTGCCAACTATTGGAAAAAATGGATTGGAGAAAGTCAGGGTGTAAAATTTACAAATGGTTTAGAAAGAAAACAAAGGACTGATGAAGAATTCAACAAAAGAGTTCAGACCAATCCAAACTGGGCCTCCTACAGATCTCTGGTTAGTGATTTGGAAACTCAATATCAATTATTAGAACCTATGGCTGTGGCAAAAGAATATTATGCGGAGGGTTTTCAGCGAAATATTGACCTTTTTAATTGCTACAGCAGAATCCGAAAACTTTCGGAAACTTATGAAGGGCGAGGAGAGGAAATTTTCAAGAGCAAGAGAAATGAAATGTTTAAATCTGCAGAAGGAATATTTAAAAATTTTGACATTCAAGTTGAGAAAGAAATTTTTAAAAATGTACTTAAGACTGTAGTGGAAGGAGTGGATTCGGAATTGTTGGTTCCTTATTTGAGAGATCAGTTAAACGCATATAAAAATGACTACTCAACTTTTACTGAAAATTTATATACTTCCAGTGCATTCACTACTCCGGACAGTCTGAGAAGTCTTAATTCTCTTGAGTTTCCTCAATGGATAAACAGGGTACAGTCGGATCCGGTTTGGAAATTTTATGAAGAACTCAATTACTTCTTGATCAATGGAATTCAAAAAAGAGCCGGTGAACATGAGGAGAACATTGCAGATTTAAGGAGAAGACATATGGCTGCTCTAATGGAAGTTTTTCCGGAGCGTAAATTTTATCCGGATGCAAATTCCACATTAAGAGTGGCCTATGGTAAAGTAGAAGGCTTCCTTCCAAGAGATGGCGTTACCTATCTACCCAAAACATATTTGGATGGCGTTATTGAAAAATATGTTCCGGAAGATTATGAATTTGATGTCCATCCAAAATTGAGAAGTTTGTTTGAAAAGAAAGATTTTGGAGTCTATGGGGAAAAAGGAAAAATGCCTCTCGCATTCATAGCTTCCAATCACACTACAGGAGGTAATTCCGGAAGTCCCGCCATTGATGCACATGGAAATCTCATAGGTTTAAATTTTGATCGGGTATGGGAAGGAACCATGAGTGACATCAATTATGATGTCAGAATTTGTCGCAACATCATGGTCGATGCGAGATATGTTTTATTCATTGTAGATAAATTTGCCGAAGCTGATCACATTCTCTCGGAATTGAAGTTGGTTCATCCAAAAAACAATAAAAGAGGAAAGCAAAAATTATAA
- a CDS encoding inorganic diphosphatase gives MKKDIYIQTNISHPWHGVDSNWENNLINAVVEIPKGERSKFEIDKQSGLIKLDRVLSGSQEYPTNYGIIPKTLGEDGDPLDILVLSNSPLPSLCLVRCRILGAFKMQDQGIPDDKILAVADKDATLSHLKSMDDLPDHFKNELKHFFEQYTVLENKTVNFLGFESYEAANLLITKCRDRYQHTYAMDKIGTS, from the coding sequence ATGAAAAAAGATATATATATTCAAACAAACATCAGTCACCCGTGGCATGGAGTAGATTCAAACTGGGAGAATAACCTGATCAATGCCGTTGTGGAGATTCCAAAAGGGGAAAGATCTAAGTTTGAGATTGATAAGCAAAGCGGTCTGATAAAGTTGGACAGAGTGCTATCAGGCTCACAAGAATATCCAACGAATTATGGAATTATTCCCAAGACACTGGGCGAAGACGGTGATCCACTGGATATACTTGTACTTTCTAATTCCCCCCTCCCTTCCCTTTGTCTGGTTCGTTGCCGAATATTAGGTGCATTTAAAATGCAGGATCAGGGTATTCCGGATGATAAAATTTTAGCTGTAGCAGATAAGGATGCTACCTTGAGCCATTTAAAATCTATGGATGATTTGCCGGATCATTTTAAAAATGAATTGAAACATTTTTTTGAGCAATACACTGTTTTAGAAAATAAGACAGTAAATTTTTTAGGATTTGAATCTTACGAAGCGGCAAACTTATTAATCACCAAATGCAGAGACAGGTACCAACATACCTATGCAATGGATAAAATTGGAACGTCCTGA